One stretch of Nicotiana tabacum cultivar K326 chromosome 18, ASM71507v2, whole genome shotgun sequence DNA includes these proteins:
- the LOC107829449 gene encoding uncharacterized protein LOC107829449, with product MVTRMNIARIALVLVAILVALPGKITAVDHVVGDSNGWGIPSGGPSTYTNWASQRTFKVGDTLVFNFATGAHDVAKVTKSAFDSCSSTGPVTLITVGPANITLNSTGTEYFICTFGQHCSAGQKLAINVTASSTSSPSPAPSPATTPAPVPTPTPTPTLAPTPTPTLAPTPSSTPSPTPMRTPTPSPSPSMGPSVPTPTPSGGAGTSPSSSPTTSPVTPGTTPSPETPPEGLIPPPAPSSAPRNVFAPALIMFMSIAISIMW from the exons atggTTACAAGGATGAATATTGCAAGAATTGCACTAGTATTAGTGGCAATTTTAGTGGCGTTGCCGGGAAAAATAACAGCAGTTGATCATGTGGTTGGCGATAGTAATGGTTGGGGAATTCCTTCAGGCGGCCCTTCAACTTATACTAATTGGGCATCACAACGTACCTTCAAAGTTGGCGATACTTTAG TGTTCAACTTTGCAACTGGAGCACATGATGTAGCCAAAGTCACAAAGAGTGCATTTGATTCTTGCAGCTCCACAGGTCCTGTTACTCTTATAACTGTTGGACCAGCCAATATTACTCTGAATTCCACAGGAACAGAATATTTCATTTGCACTTTTGGCCAACATTGTTCTGCTGGCCAAAAACTAGCCATCAATGTTACAGCATCTTCCACTTCTAGCCCTAGTCCTGCACCCTCCCCTGCTACCACCCCTGCACCCGTCCCAACCCCAACCCCTACCCCTACCCTTGCTCCAACCCCTACCCCTACCCTTGCTCCGACTCCTTCCTCTACACCTTCCCCGACCCCGATGCGAACGCCAACGCCAAGTCCATCGCCATCAATGGGACCATCTGTACCAACTCCTACTCCTAGTGGCGGTGCAGGAACTTCGCCATCATCCTCACCAACCACTAGCCCGGTCACACCGGGGACTACTCCTTCACCCGAGACACCTCCCGAAGGACTAATTCCTCCACCGGCTCCTAGCTCTGCCCCGAGGAACGTCTTTGCTCCTGCCTTGATCATGTTCATGTCTATTGCCATTAGTATAATGTGGTAG
- the LOC107829448 gene encoding glucan endo-1,3-beta-glucosidase 11 — protein sequence MMKIRLILLRFLFMLLVIFTPNAQLTARAFTGTYGINYGRIADNIPSPDKVVKLLRAAKIKNVRIYDADPSVLNAFKGTGLELVVGLPNGFVKEMSANADHALTWVKDNVKAFLPDTRIVGIAVGNEVLGGSDNELEIALLNAVKNVYNATRKLGISDVVQISTAHSQAVFVNSFPPSACIFKDGVAQLMKPLLQLFSEIGSPFCLNAYPFLAYTYNSDKIDINYALFQPNGGIVDNRTLLHYDNLLDAQIDAAYAALENAGFRKMEVIVTETGWASNGDENEPAATPGNASTYNYNLRKRLAKRKGTPMRPKKMLKAYIFALFNENSKPGQSSEKNFGLFKADGSISYDIGFSGLQDISAASSLFSLKEIKSRAYYLSATAITTSMSVLLSRL from the exons CTCAACTGACTGCAAGAGCATTCACTGGAACTTATGGAATTAACTATGGGAGAATCGCAGATAACATCCCTTCACCTGATAAAGTGGTTAAACTCCTTCGAGCAGCAAAAATTAAGAATGTTAGAATATATGATGCAGATCCCAGTGTCCTTAATGCCTTTAAAGGGACAGGGCTTGAGTTGGTGGTTGGACTTCCGAATGGATTTGTAAAAGAAATGAGTGCTAATGCAGATCATGCTCTGACTTGGGTAAAAGATAATGTGAAGGCATTCCTTCCCGATACCCGCATTGTCGGCATCGCTGTGGGAAATGAAGTTTTGGGGGGCAGTGACAACGAACTAGAGATAGCTCTTCTGAATGCTGTAAAGAATGTATATAATGCAACACGAAAGCTCGGGATAAGTGACGTTGTTCAGATATCGACTGCGCACTCACAGGCCGTCTTTGTTAATTCATTCCCTCCCTCCGCGTGTATATTTAAAGACGGTGTTGCTCAGTTGATGAAGCCACTTTTACAGTTATTCTCAGAAATTGGATCTCCGTTCTGTTTAAATGCCTACCCCTTTTTGGCTTACACGTACAATTCAGACAAAATAGACATAAATTATGCTCTTTTTCAGCCGAATGGAGGAATTGTTGACAATAGAACTCTTCTTCATTATGATAACCTGCTCGATGCTCAGATTGATGCAGCATATGCAGCTCTAGAGAATGCTGGTTTCAGAAAAATGGAAGTCATAGTTACTGAAACAGGCTGGGCGTCTAATGGGGATGAGAACGAACCTGCTGCTACGCCAGGTAATGCTAGTACATATAATTATAATCTGCGAAAAAGGCTTGCCAAGAGGAAAGGAACTCCAATGAGGCCGAAAAAAATGTTGAAGGCGTATATTTTTGCACTGTTCAATGAGAATTCAAAGCCGGGTCAATCATCAGAGAAGAATTTCGGACTCTTCAAAGCTGATGGTAGTATTTCTTATGATATTGGTTTCTCTGGGCTGCAAGATATATCAGCTGCATCTTCTCTTTTCTCTTTGAAG GAAATTAAATCTCGAGCGTATTATTTGTCAGCGACAGCAATCACAACTTCAATGTCGGTTTTGCTATCGAGGTTGTGA